A single genomic interval of Dromiciops gliroides isolate mDroGli1 chromosome 1, mDroGli1.pri, whole genome shotgun sequence harbors:
- the NUBP1 gene encoding cytosolic Fe-S cluster assembly factor NUBP1: MEEVPQDCPGTSSAQAGKGASCQGCPNQRLCASGAGAAPDPAIEEIKEKMRTVKHKILVLSGKGGVGKSTFSAHLAHGLAEDESKQVALLDIDICGPSIPKMMGLEGEQVHQSGSGWSPVYVEENLGVMSVGFLLGSPDDAVIWRGPKKNGMIKQFLRDVDWGEIDYLIVDTPPGTSDEHLSIVQYLSAAQIDGAVIITTPQEVSLQDVRKEINFCHKVKLPIIGVVENMSGFICPKCKNESQIFPPTTGGAEVMCQDLKVPLLGKVPLDPQIGKSCDNGQSFLTEVPDSPATLAYRNIIQRIQDFCGLHSSKEEKLISC; encoded by the exons ATGGAAGAGGTTCCGCAGG ACTGTCCCGGAACCAGCAGTGCCCAGGCGGGCAAAGGGGCCTCGTGTCAGGGATGCCCGAACCAGCGTCTGTGCGCCTCTGGGGCTGGCGCCGCCCCCGACCCGG CAATagaggaaatcaaagaaaaaatgagaactgTGAAACACAAAATCTTGGTCTTATCTGGGAAAGGGGGTGTTGGCAAAAGTACCTTCAGTGCTCATCTGGCTCATGGCCTAGCAGAAGATGAAAGTAAACAG GTTGCTTTGCTGGATATTGACATTTGTGGACCATCAATTCCCAAAATGATGGGACTAGAAGGAGAACAG GTTCATCAGAGTGGTTCTGGATGGTCTCCAGTG TATGTTGAAGAAAATCTTGGTGTGATGTCAGTAGGCTTCTTGCTTGGCAGTCCTGATGATGCTGTCATCTGGCggggaccaaaaaaaaatg gCATGATCAAGCAGTTTCTTCGTGATGTGGATTGGGGAGAGATTGACTACCTCATTGTAGATACCCCTCCTGGCACTTCTGATGAACATTTATCCATAGTCCAGTATCTCAGTGCAGCACAGATAGATGGAGCAGTAATAATCACTACTCCTCAG GAAGTATCACTACAGGATGTTCGTAAAGAAATCAACTTTTGTCATAAAGTGAAATTGCCAATAATTGGTGTAGTAGAGAACATGAGTGGCTTCATTTGCCCTAAATGTAAG AATGAATCGCAAATATTTCCTCCAACAACAGGGGGCGCAGAGGTAATGTGCCAAGATTTAAAAGTCCCCCTCCTTGGTAAAGTGCCTCTGGATCCACAAATAG gtaaAAGTTGTGATAATGGACAATCCTTTTTGACTGAAGTGCCTGATTCACCAGCTACATTAGCATACAGAAATATAATCCAAA GAATTCAAGACTTTTGTGGCTTACAtagttcaaaagaagaaaagctgaTTAGCTGCTGA